A single region of the Arthrobacter sp. zg-Y820 genome encodes:
- a CDS encoding ABC transporter ATP-binding protein — MDAVKDVEYLQEDPCIVIDEVSMRYRVPSSEAPAADDGTSGSGRLLRRVLAKPNLVTVNALNPMSLVAVRGESIGIVGRNGSGKSTLMKLISGQVKPTRGAVYAVSTPVMLGVNAALVPELSGDHNVVLGCLAMGLTRAQIAEKFDEIVELSGLEKAIHLPMRSYSSGMASRLRFAIAASIDPEILLIDEALNTGDAQFADRSKKRMDELREKAGCVFLVSHSLDTILEMCTRVVWMDKGDLLMDGEPKAVVKAYKDFTRELSKGNNITAAKMRATAMEALTVTRVMERSSGRRSSKAQ, encoded by the coding sequence ATGGACGCGGTTAAGGATGTGGAATACCTCCAGGAGGATCCCTGCATCGTCATCGATGAAGTGAGCATGCGCTACCGTGTCCCGTCGAGCGAGGCACCGGCTGCCGACGACGGAACCAGCGGATCCGGGAGGCTCCTGCGCCGGGTGCTCGCCAAACCCAACCTGGTGACCGTGAACGCGCTGAACCCCATGTCGCTGGTGGCGGTCCGGGGCGAGTCGATCGGCATCGTGGGCCGCAACGGCTCCGGCAAGAGCACGCTCATGAAGCTCATCAGCGGACAGGTCAAGCCCACCAGGGGCGCCGTTTATGCCGTGAGCACTCCGGTCATGCTGGGCGTCAACGCCGCACTGGTTCCCGAACTCTCCGGCGACCACAACGTGGTGCTGGGCTGCCTGGCGATGGGCCTGACCCGCGCCCAGATCGCCGAAAAGTTCGATGAAATTGTTGAGCTCTCCGGTTTGGAAAAGGCCATCCACCTGCCGATGCGCTCCTACTCCTCGGGAATGGCCTCCCGGCTCCGGTTCGCCATCGCAGCCAGCATCGATCCGGAAATCCTGCTGATTGACGAGGCGCTCAACACCGGTGACGCCCAGTTCGCTGACCGCAGCAAGAAACGCATGGATGAACTGCGGGAAAAGGCAGGCTGCGTGTTCCTCGTGAGCCACAGCCTGGACACCATCCTGGAGATGTGCACCCGCGTGGTCTGGATGGACAAGGGGGACCTGCTCATGGACGGCGAGCCCAAGGCCGTCGTCAAGGCCTACAAGGACTTCACCCGGGAGCTCTCCAAGGGCAACAACATCACGGCAGCAAAGATGCGGGCCACCGCCATGGAAGCCCTCACCGTGACCCGGGTCATGGAACGGTCCAGCGGGCGCCGCAGCTCGAAGGCACAGTAA
- a CDS encoding ABC transporter permease gives MAPAKTAARADVQVKPVSVDVRGLQRVGARPGFVDYAISVWNYREFVFYDAKARVQSGNRRDRLGSMWLILNPVLNGLTYFLIFGLLLGTGGGIENFIGYLVIGIFLFQYSSRAITNGGRSIQQNRAVIQAFSFPRATLPIAVNLRELLANIPVFIVMVLIVLVIPPTEEISWLGLLIIPALLLQSIFNLGVGLILARVISKVNDVVHLLSFALRAWMYASAVFYSYEKFIDQPVLLEIVKLNPLFNVLDIVRDVLLYNTVPDWQSWAILGCWSLGALAVGAVYFWRAEETYGRG, from the coding sequence ATGGCCCCGGCGAAAACGGCCGCCCGGGCCGACGTCCAGGTGAAACCCGTGTCCGTGGATGTCCGGGGACTGCAGCGCGTGGGTGCCCGCCCCGGCTTCGTGGACTACGCCATCTCGGTGTGGAACTACCGCGAGTTCGTGTTTTACGACGCCAAGGCCCGGGTGCAGAGCGGAAACCGCAGGGACCGGCTGGGCAGCATGTGGCTGATCCTCAACCCGGTGCTGAACGGACTGACCTACTTCCTGATCTTCGGGCTGCTGCTCGGCACCGGCGGCGGCATTGAGAATTTCATCGGCTACCTGGTCATCGGGATCTTCCTGTTCCAGTACAGCTCCCGCGCCATCACCAACGGCGGCCGCTCCATCCAACAGAACCGGGCCGTGATCCAGGCCTTCAGCTTTCCGAGGGCAACGCTGCCCATAGCGGTGAACCTGCGCGAACTGCTGGCCAACATCCCGGTGTTCATCGTGATGGTGCTGATTGTCCTGGTGATCCCGCCCACCGAGGAAATCTCCTGGCTGGGGCTGCTGATCATTCCGGCCCTGCTGCTGCAGAGCATCTTCAACCTGGGTGTGGGCCTGATCCTGGCCCGCGTCATTTCCAAGGTCAACGACGTCGTCCATCTGCTGAGCTTCGCGCTGCGGGCCTGGATGTACGCCTCCGCCGTGTTCTATTCCTACGAAAAATTCATCGATCAGCCGGTCCTGCTGGAGATCGTCAAGCTGAATCCTCTGTTCAACGTGCTGGACATTGTCCGCGACGTCCTGCTCTACAACACGGTGCCGGACTGGCAGTCCTGGGCCATCCTCGGCTGCTGGTCCCTCGGCGCGCTGGCCGTCGGCGCCGTCTACTTCTGGCGGGCGGAGGAAACCTATGGACGCGGTTAA
- a CDS encoding glycosyltransferase family 4 protein, which yields MKHPLNHTRKHPGTLLRNLRLAGGTAVEHFGDDPVVLALQISRRLPPRLLRPLLDAAALLPGHGTVASLEALLRGDKDRLAANLRTCASGNGSTGSRLRMADLATAAGLPELGAELLAGIPPATGGRRGTAARLNWYNGDMDGAIRVLDGGSSRERAQQRRLAAEARVFAGWQPQLAPVPGYRAEPRTVLHVLTNSLPHTQSGYAQRTHSILKAQRDLGWNVHAVTRLGYPVQVGKLAAANTDVIDGVEYHRLLPARMPFGLDRRLQRQAEDMLALALTVRPAVLHTTTHFTNGLVTAAVAEALRIPWVYEVRGQLADTWASTRSDDARGSQRYLDFRASEARVMNRASLVPTLGTVMAEEIAASGVDPAKLVLLPNAVGEYYLNEPLSPRDARLKLGLPGDGQIIGTVSSLVDYEGLDDLLRAFALLAPQHPQLTCLIAGDGSSAPGLKALAAELGINGRVLFPGRVSRESAHLYHQALDLFVVPRKDLNVTRAVTPLKPVEAMACCTPVVASSLPALRELVNDGVNGTLVPAENPEALADSLDRLLADPDLRARLGANGRAHVLATRTWQANAALCLEKYASLTVAA from the coding sequence GTGAAGCACCCGCTGAACCACACTCGGAAGCACCCCGGTACGCTCCTGCGGAACCTTCGCCTTGCCGGCGGAACCGCCGTCGAGCACTTCGGGGACGATCCGGTGGTGCTGGCCCTGCAAATCTCCCGCCGCCTGCCGCCCCGCCTGCTCCGGCCGCTGCTGGACGCCGCCGCACTGCTCCCCGGCCACGGGACCGTGGCTTCGCTCGAAGCGCTGCTCCGCGGCGACAAGGACCGGCTGGCAGCCAACCTGCGCACCTGCGCCTCGGGCAACGGCTCGACCGGCAGCCGGCTGCGGATGGCGGACCTGGCAACGGCCGCCGGCCTGCCGGAGCTGGGCGCCGAGCTGCTGGCAGGGATTCCGCCCGCAACCGGCGGGCGCCGGGGAACGGCCGCCCGGCTGAACTGGTACAACGGCGACATGGACGGTGCCATCCGCGTCCTGGACGGCGGCTCGTCCCGGGAACGCGCGCAGCAGCGCAGGCTCGCCGCCGAAGCGCGGGTCTTCGCCGGCTGGCAACCCCAGCTGGCACCGGTGCCCGGATACCGGGCCGAACCCCGCACCGTGCTCCACGTCCTGACAAATTCGCTGCCGCACACCCAGAGCGGTTACGCGCAGCGCACGCACTCCATCCTGAAGGCCCAGCGGGATCTCGGCTGGAACGTACATGCGGTGACCCGGCTGGGCTACCCGGTGCAGGTGGGAAAGCTGGCGGCAGCGAACACCGACGTCATCGACGGCGTGGAATACCACCGGCTGCTTCCGGCCCGCATGCCGTTCGGCCTGGACCGCCGGCTGCAGCGCCAAGCCGAGGACATGCTGGCCCTGGCCCTCACCGTGCGGCCCGCCGTGCTGCACACCACCACCCACTTCACCAACGGGCTGGTCACGGCCGCGGTGGCTGAAGCACTCCGAATTCCCTGGGTCTATGAGGTCCGCGGACAGCTGGCCGACACCTGGGCTTCCACCCGGTCCGACGACGCCCGCGGCAGCCAGCGCTACCTCGACTTCAGGGCCTCCGAAGCCCGCGTCATGAACCGCGCGTCGCTGGTGCCGACCCTGGGCACGGTCATGGCCGAGGAAATCGCGGCTTCCGGGGTGGACCCGGCCAAGCTTGTCCTGCTGCCCAACGCGGTGGGGGAGTACTACCTCAACGAACCCCTGTCACCGCGCGACGCGCGGCTGAAACTGGGACTGCCCGGGGACGGGCAGATTATCGGAACCGTGAGCAGTCTGGTTGACTATGAAGGCTTGGATGACCTGCTGCGGGCCTTTGCGCTGCTCGCGCCGCAGCATCCGCAGCTGACCTGCCTCATCGCCGGCGACGGCTCGTCCGCACCCGGACTGAAGGCCCTCGCGGCCGAGCTGGGCATAAACGGCAGGGTCTTGTTCCCGGGCCGGGTATCCCGCGAGAGCGCACATTTGTATCATCAGGCACTCGATCTGTTCGTGGTGCCCCGGAAGGATCTGAACGTGACACGAGCGGTTACCCCGCTGAAACCCGTCGAGGCCATGGCCTGCTGCACCCCCGTGGTGGCCAGCAGCCTGCCGGCGCTTCGGGAATTGGTGAATGACGGCGTCAACGGCACCCTGGTGCCGGCGGAAAATCCGGAGGCCCTCGCGGACTCACTGGACCGGCTGCTGGCAGACCCGGACCTGCGGGCCCGGCTGGGCGCCAACGGGCGCGCGCACGTACTGGCCACCCGGACCTGGCAGGCCAATGCGGCGCTCTGCCTGGAAAAGTACGCCTCGCTGACGGTCGCCGCCTGA
- a CDS encoding glycosyltransferase family 4 protein, with protein sequence MRVLLLIHSYSPEHSPPQRRWTQIIRSLRQQGWNVDVVAPVAHAPHGRRTLPKSDAGRAFRRDTGVYGEHIRRVPYLWHRTTRLGRLADHLVSAACSIPAALLGPKPDAVIVTVPSLPILGAGYAAARLLRRPLVVDMRDAWPDIARDARLVPGSAKGIAERIIIAIQDRADLVVTVTYGFAQTLRDRGLGNVATVSNGVDVSIRELLQPPPEHSEFLNVLYLGNHGESQRLDVVIRAAALAKDCVRLHMVGHGVQRRDLMALAKELEAPVVFHDPAVGAEVMEHYRQADTCVVSLRDDWKSFETTIPSKTYEVLAVGRHVTGIVLGEARKIIEEAGAGDVVSAHPEKVAELWRQLAADRTKLLTGTAGRDWVHDNANVDALAKAYAKLLTTLVDGVTTP encoded by the coding sequence TTGCGAGTCCTGTTGCTCATCCACTCCTACTCGCCTGAGCACAGCCCGCCGCAGCGGCGGTGGACGCAGATCATCCGCTCCTTGCGGCAGCAGGGCTGGAACGTCGACGTCGTCGCTCCCGTAGCCCACGCGCCGCACGGACGGCGCACCTTGCCAAAGTCCGACGCCGGCCGGGCCTTCCGCCGCGATACCGGCGTTTACGGAGAACACATTCGGCGGGTGCCCTACCTGTGGCACCGCACCACCCGGCTGGGACGCCTCGCCGATCATCTGGTATCGGCAGCCTGCAGCATCCCGGCAGCGCTTCTGGGCCCGAAGCCGGACGCAGTGATTGTCACCGTCCCCAGCCTCCCCATTCTCGGCGCCGGATACGCGGCAGCCCGCCTGCTGCGGCGGCCCCTGGTCGTGGACATGCGGGATGCCTGGCCGGACATCGCCCGGGATGCCCGCCTGGTTCCCGGCAGCGCCAAGGGCATTGCCGAGCGCATTATCATCGCCATCCAGGACCGCGCGGACCTGGTCGTCACCGTCACCTACGGCTTTGCGCAGACGCTGAGGGACCGGGGCCTGGGCAACGTGGCGACCGTCAGCAACGGAGTTGACGTGTCAATCCGGGAGCTGCTCCAGCCGCCGCCGGAACACTCGGAGTTCCTCAACGTGCTCTACCTGGGCAACCACGGCGAGAGCCAGCGCCTGGACGTCGTGATCCGCGCCGCCGCACTGGCCAAAGACTGCGTCCGGCTGCACATGGTGGGACACGGCGTCCAGCGCCGGGACCTCATGGCCCTCGCGAAGGAACTGGAGGCGCCGGTGGTTTTCCACGATCCGGCGGTGGGCGCCGAGGTGATGGAGCACTACCGGCAGGCGGACACCTGCGTGGTGTCGCTGCGGGATGACTGGAAATCCTTTGAAACCACCATTCCATCCAAAACCTATGAAGTCCTCGCCGTGGGCCGGCACGTCACCGGGATTGTGCTCGGTGAAGCCCGCAAGATTATTGAAGAAGCAGGTGCCGGCGACGTCGTGTCGGCGCATCCCGAGAAGGTCGCCGAGCTGTGGCGGCAACTGGCGGCAGACCGGACAAAGCTCCTGACCGGAACCGCGGGACGGGACTGGGTGCATGACAATGCCAATGTGGACGCCCTGGCCAAGGCCTACGCCAAACTGCTGACGACACTGGTGGACGGGGTCACCACCCCGTGA
- a CDS encoding LCP family protein — translation MTQYMDEYEQPARRRRHPIRNLLITVLVLILVAALVAGGYLWSLARSFDNGTTTIENALPADSPAKDPGAGNSQNILLIGTDEQDPGSEASRSDTMMLVHLPGDRSTAYVMSIMRDTWTEIPGYGEGKINSAMALGGVPLTVSAVQAMVDAPIDHVAIVDFEGFSGLTDALGGVEVNNPTAFSSSIDDDHFPAGVISLDGDSALNFVRERQSFAEGDYQRVRNQQLFISGLISSVFSKETLLNPGKVSAAVSEISPYLSVDEELDAVAAGRLAFSLRNVRGGNLSMFTLPTLGAGTSSDGQSIVVKDETAIAAIAEAMDNDAMAEYLAANNGGI, via the coding sequence TTGACGCAGTACATGGACGAATATGAGCAGCCGGCCAGGCGCCGGCGGCATCCCATCCGCAACCTCTTGATCACCGTCCTGGTGCTGATCCTCGTGGCGGCGCTGGTGGCCGGCGGCTACCTGTGGTCCCTGGCCCGCAGCTTCGACAACGGCACCACGACCATCGAGAACGCGCTGCCGGCGGACAGCCCGGCGAAGGATCCCGGGGCCGGGAACTCGCAGAACATCCTGCTGATCGGCACCGACGAGCAGGATCCCGGATCCGAAGCGTCCCGCTCCGACACCATGATGCTGGTGCATCTGCCGGGGGACCGAAGCACCGCCTACGTGATGTCGATCATGCGCGACACCTGGACCGAGATTCCCGGCTACGGCGAGGGCAAGATCAACTCGGCAATGGCCCTGGGCGGCGTGCCGCTGACGGTCAGCGCAGTGCAGGCCATGGTTGACGCCCCGATCGACCACGTGGCGATTGTCGACTTTGAAGGCTTCAGCGGGCTGACGGATGCGCTCGGCGGCGTGGAGGTCAACAACCCGACGGCGTTTTCCTCCAGCATCGACGACGACCATTTTCCGGCCGGGGTCATTTCGCTGGACGGCGACTCCGCCCTGAACTTCGTCCGTGAGCGGCAATCCTTCGCCGAGGGCGACTACCAGCGGGTGCGGAACCAGCAGCTGTTCATCAGCGGGCTGATCTCCTCGGTGTTCTCCAAGGAGACGCTGCTGAACCCGGGGAAGGTCAGCGCTGCCGTCTCGGAAATTTCCCCGTATCTCAGCGTGGATGAGGAACTGGACGCCGTCGCTGCCGGCCGGCTGGCGTTCTCCCTGCGCAATGTGCGCGGCGGCAATCTGTCAATGTTTACGCTGCCGACACTGGGGGCGGGAACCTCAAGTGACGGACAGTCTATTGTGGTCAAGGATGAAACGGCCATCGCGGCTATCGCGGAGGCGATGGACAACGATGCCATGGCTGAGTATCTGGCCGCGAATAATGGGGGAATATAA
- a CDS encoding DUF3515 domain-containing protein has product MLLSRAALPAAVLTLAAALTACTPVADVEPAPDAANPACAEIMVALPSELADQQQRETDSQSSAAWGDPSKIILRCGVPVPGPTTEQCATVNSIDWILQEDETTWTATTYGREPAVEVIFNPEEVSSSTLLVQLENAVSRIEPTRACVSSNDLVLPAQ; this is encoded by the coding sequence ATGTTGCTATCCCGCGCTGCCCTGCCGGCAGCGGTCCTTACCCTCGCAGCGGCACTGACCGCCTGCACTCCCGTGGCCGACGTCGAACCGGCTCCGGACGCCGCCAACCCGGCCTGCGCCGAAATCATGGTGGCCCTGCCGTCCGAGCTGGCCGATCAGCAGCAGCGCGAAACCGACAGCCAGTCCTCCGCCGCCTGGGGAGATCCGTCAAAGATCATCCTGCGCTGCGGCGTGCCGGTTCCCGGACCGACCACCGAGCAGTGCGCCACGGTCAACAGCATCGACTGGATCCTGCAGGAGGACGAGACCACGTGGACGGCGACGACGTACGGCCGGGAGCCGGCCGTGGAAGTGATCTTCAACCCCGAGGAAGTCTCGTCGTCGACGCTGCTGGTGCAGCTGGAGAACGCCGTGTCCCGGATCGAGCCGACCCGGGCCTGCGTGAGCAGCAATGACTTGGTGCTCCCCGCGCAGTAG
- a CDS encoding D-alanine--D-alanine ligase family protein — MTNDPLSPDTVTASGGAAATAGEPGGTDAGRTRPRVAVLFGGRSSEHAVSCVTAAGVLEAIDRSKYDVVPVGIARNGQWTLVSADPAAWSLRSESLPEVTPGTESIVLSAEGAGSDLVAHAEGALPRSLGRIDVVFPVLHGPFGEDGTLQGMLEMADIRYVGAGVLASAVGMDKHYMKVVFEAAGLQVGPYEVITDRQWERDSAACLERASKLQFPLFVKPARAGSSMGITRVTEPAGLAAAIEAARLHDPKVVVEAGITGREIEVAVLQGRGTEDPRTSHPGEIAVQNGDHDWYDFDAKYVDGAAAELSCPADLPAGTAERVRSLAAVAFEAVGAEGLSRVDFFYTPDGNLIINEINTMPGFTPVSMYPQMWAKSGLQYTELIDELIALALERKTGLR; from the coding sequence GTGACAAACGACCCACTGAGCCCCGACACGGTTACCGCCAGCGGCGGCGCCGCTGCAACCGCCGGCGAACCCGGCGGCACCGACGCGGGCCGGACCCGGCCCCGCGTGGCCGTGCTGTTCGGCGGCCGGTCCAGCGAACACGCAGTGAGCTGCGTGACCGCCGCGGGCGTGCTGGAAGCCATTGACCGCAGCAAGTACGACGTCGTGCCGGTGGGGATCGCGCGGAACGGGCAGTGGACCCTGGTCTCGGCCGATCCGGCCGCCTGGTCGCTGCGCTCCGAGTCCCTGCCGGAGGTCACCCCCGGCACTGAAAGCATCGTCCTGTCCGCCGAAGGCGCCGGGTCGGACCTGGTGGCGCATGCCGAGGGAGCGCTGCCGCGCAGCCTCGGCCGGATCGACGTCGTCTTCCCCGTCCTGCACGGCCCGTTCGGCGAGGACGGCACCCTGCAGGGAATGCTGGAGATGGCTGACATCCGTTACGTGGGCGCTGGCGTTCTTGCCTCCGCCGTCGGCATGGACAAGCACTACATGAAGGTGGTGTTTGAGGCAGCGGGCCTGCAGGTGGGCCCGTACGAGGTCATCACCGACCGGCAGTGGGAAAGGGATTCCGCGGCGTGCCTGGAGCGTGCTTCGAAGCTGCAGTTCCCGCTGTTCGTCAAACCGGCGCGGGCAGGCTCCTCCATGGGCATCACCCGGGTGACGGAACCGGCCGGGCTGGCCGCCGCCATTGAAGCCGCCCGCCTGCATGATCCGAAGGTAGTGGTGGAAGCCGGCATCACCGGACGGGAAATCGAAGTGGCCGTCCTGCAGGGCCGCGGCACCGAGGATCCCCGCACCAGCCACCCCGGCGAAATCGCAGTGCAGAACGGCGACCACGACTGGTACGACTTCGACGCCAAGTACGTGGACGGAGCGGCAGCCGAGCTGAGCTGCCCCGCCGATCTGCCGGCCGGAACCGCCGAGCGGGTCCGCTCGCTGGCTGCCGTCGCCTTCGAGGCCGTCGGCGCCGAGGGCCTGTCCCGGGTGGACTTCTTCTACACCCCGGACGGGAACCTGATCATCAACGAGATCAACACCATGCCCGGTTTCACTCCGGTGAGCATGTATCCGCAGATGTGGGCCAAGTCGGGCCTGCAGTACACGGAACTGATCGATGAACTGATCGCGCTGGCGCTGGAGCGGAAGACCGGACTGCGCTAA
- a CDS encoding NAD(P)H-dependent glycerol-3-phosphate dehydrogenase, which translates to MSWRNTHPKVVAVLGAGSWGTVFAKIVADAGAGRQTDVRLWARRPEVAAEINDLHRNSQYLLDTVLPGNLTASADPAEVLAGAELVVLAVPAQTLRAQLRSVRDLIPEGAVVVSLMKGLEVGTDSRMSQVIEEELHWPEDRVAVISGPNLAMEIAHRQPTASVVACSDLDTAAWIARACTAPYFRPYTNTDVVGTEIGGIVKNVIALAVGICEGKGMGDNTKASVMTRGLAETTRLALALGGSAETMSGLAGMGDLIATCSSPLSRNHTAGRLLAQGLTLEEVNASMKQTAEGIKSAQAVLDRATQLGVYMPIVENVVAVLQGVISVDELGPRLLSRELKSEGVHTP; encoded by the coding sequence ATGAGCTGGCGTAACACGCATCCGAAGGTAGTGGCCGTCCTGGGCGCAGGCAGCTGGGGAACCGTCTTCGCGAAGATTGTGGCCGACGCCGGTGCCGGCCGGCAGACCGACGTCCGGCTCTGGGCCCGGCGCCCCGAAGTGGCTGCGGAGATCAACGACCTCCACCGCAACAGCCAGTACCTGTTGGACACCGTGCTGCCGGGCAACCTGACGGCGTCCGCCGATCCCGCGGAGGTGCTGGCGGGAGCCGAACTCGTGGTGCTGGCGGTTCCGGCGCAGACCCTGCGGGCGCAGCTGCGCAGCGTCCGGGACCTGATCCCGGAAGGCGCCGTCGTCGTCTCCCTGATGAAGGGGCTGGAAGTGGGCACCGACTCGCGGATGAGCCAGGTCATCGAGGAGGAACTGCACTGGCCCGAAGACCGGGTGGCTGTCATCTCCGGGCCCAACCTGGCCATGGAAATTGCTCACCGGCAGCCGACGGCGTCGGTGGTGGCCTGCTCCGATCTGGACACCGCAGCCTGGATTGCCCGGGCCTGCACCGCGCCCTACTTCCGTCCCTACACCAACACCGACGTGGTGGGCACTGAAATCGGCGGCATCGTGAAGAACGTGATCGCCCTGGCCGTGGGCATCTGCGAAGGCAAGGGCATGGGGGACAACACCAAGGCCTCGGTCATGACCCGCGGGCTGGCGGAAACCACGCGCCTGGCCCTGGCGCTCGGCGGCAGCGCCGAAACCATGTCCGGCCTGGCCGGGATGGGCGACCTCATTGCCACCTGCTCCTCGCCGCTGTCCCGGAACCACACGGCCGGCCGGCTGCTGGCCCAGGGGCTGACACTGGAGGAAGTCAACGCGTCCATGAAGCAGACCGCCGAGGGCATCAAGTCCGCACAGGCCGTGCTGGACCGCGCCACCCAGCTCGGTGTCTACATGCCCATTGTCGAAAACGTCGTCGCCGTCCTGCAGGGCGTCATCTCCGTCGACGAGCTGGGACCGCGCCTACTCTCCCGCGAACTGAAATCCGAAGGTGTGCACACCCCGTGA
- a CDS encoding lysophospholipid acyltransferase family protein produces the protein MPESVKSRVAFALLANTMRPVMNLLVRKQWEGLENLPRDTGFIACPNHVTEIDPVVVGHFFYNQKIMPRYLAKASLFKVPVFGSALRATNQVPVERVTSGASASLQAARVVIEAGGALIVYPEGTLTRDPDLWPMRGRTGAARLALQTGAPVVPVAHWGAEALLPRYSKRLNLFPRKTVRLRVGTPVDLSDLRDQPMTKSVLDTATERIMDSLTDLVAELRDEKPPVVRWDPAVNGQRATGRDFEQPRGFDPIRKIKQDNDSGQRREPKHDGDKQNGTENNELA, from the coding sequence ATGCCTGAGTCGGTCAAGTCGCGGGTGGCGTTCGCCCTGCTGGCGAACACCATGCGGCCGGTAATGAACCTCCTGGTGCGCAAGCAGTGGGAGGGACTGGAAAACCTCCCCCGGGACACCGGGTTCATTGCCTGCCCCAACCACGTGACGGAGATCGACCCAGTGGTGGTGGGGCATTTCTTCTACAACCAGAAGATCATGCCCCGCTACCTGGCGAAGGCATCCCTCTTTAAGGTGCCGGTCTTCGGGTCGGCCCTGCGCGCCACCAATCAGGTCCCGGTGGAGCGTGTCACCTCCGGTGCCTCGGCGTCGCTGCAGGCCGCACGCGTCGTCATCGAGGCCGGCGGGGCGCTGATTGTCTATCCGGAGGGCACGCTCACCCGGGACCCTGATCTCTGGCCGATGCGGGGACGGACCGGCGCCGCCCGGCTCGCCCTGCAGACCGGCGCCCCGGTGGTTCCGGTGGCCCACTGGGGAGCCGAGGCGCTTCTTCCGCGCTACAGCAAGCGCCTGAACCTGTTTCCCCGCAAGACAGTGCGGCTGCGGGTCGGCACCCCCGTTGATCTTTCCGACTTGCGGGACCAGCCGATGACAAAGTCAGTGCTGGACACCGCCACCGAACGCATCATGGACAGCCTGACCGATCTCGTCGCCGAGCTGCGGGATGAAAAGCCGCCGGTCGTCCGCTGGGATCCGGCGGTAAACGGACAACGGGCAACCGGCCGGGACTTTGAGCAGCCCCGGGGCTTTGACCCGATCCGGAAGATTAAGCAGGACAATGACTCCGGGCAGCGCCGAGAGCCCAAACACGACGGCGACAAACAGAACGGGACTGAGAACAATGAGCTGGCGTAA
- the murA gene encoding UDP-N-acetylglucosamine 1-carboxyvinyltransferase — protein sequence MGSVLTIRGGVPLTGKVPVRGAKNLVPKAMVAALLGNSPSLLRNVPEIKDVEVVTSLLQLHGVEVTKDPVTGDLTMDPQNAKTAASKDIDAHAGDSRIPILLCGPLMHSLGEAFIPDLGGCKIGDRPIDFHLQMLRNFGAVVEKRPGGISISAPKGLTGAKVELPYPSVGATEQVLLTAVKAVGITELRGAAVEPEILDLIAVLQKMGAIITVQTDRVIRIEGVTELSGYNHRALPDRNEAASWASAALVTKGDIYVEGASQQDLTAFLNTYRKVGGAFDVDDGGIRFYHPGGALNPLVLETDVHPGFMTDWQQPLVVALTQAQGVSIVHETVYENRFGFTDALIRMGANIQVHRECLGSVPCRFGQRNFLHSAVISGPVQLKGADVDIPDLRGGFSHLIAALAADGTSRVTGIELINRGYEHFLEKLEGLGADFDVSTVSAGTR from the coding sequence ATGGGTAGCGTTCTAACCATCCGTGGTGGAGTTCCTCTGACAGGAAAAGTCCCCGTCCGCGGAGCGAAGAACCTCGTTCCCAAAGCCATGGTCGCGGCACTGCTGGGCAACAGCCCGTCACTGCTTCGCAACGTTCCGGAAATCAAGGACGTTGAGGTAGTCACCTCGCTGTTGCAGCTCCACGGTGTTGAAGTCACCAAGGATCCGGTGACCGGGGACCTGACCATGGATCCCCAGAACGCCAAGACGGCGGCGTCAAAGGACATCGACGCCCACGCGGGCGATTCCCGGATTCCGATCCTCCTGTGCGGACCGCTGATGCACAGCCTCGGCGAGGCCTTCATTCCGGACCTCGGCGGCTGCAAAATCGGCGACCGGCCGATCGACTTCCACCTGCAGATGCTCCGCAACTTCGGTGCCGTGGTGGAAAAGCGCCCCGGCGGCATTTCCATCTCCGCGCCCAAGGGCCTGACCGGCGCGAAGGTGGAACTGCCCTACCCGAGCGTGGGCGCCACCGAGCAGGTGCTGCTGACCGCCGTCAAGGCCGTCGGAATCACCGAACTGCGCGGTGCCGCGGTGGAACCGGAAATCCTGGACCTCATTGCCGTGCTGCAAAAAATGGGCGCCATCATTACGGTCCAGACGGACCGGGTCATCCGCATTGAAGGCGTGACCGAGCTGAGCGGGTACAACCACCGTGCCCTGCCTGACCGTAACGAAGCCGCGTCCTGGGCGTCGGCTGCGCTGGTCACCAAGGGTGACATTTACGTTGAAGGCGCGTCGCAGCAGGATCTCACCGCGTTCCTCAATACCTACCGCAAGGTCGGCGGCGCCTTCGACGTCGACGACGGCGGCATCCGCTTCTACCATCCCGGCGGGGCACTGAATCCGCTGGTGCTGGAAACCGATGTCCACCCCGGCTTCATGACCGACTGGCAGCAGCCGCTGGTTGTTGCGCTGACCCAGGCCCAGGGCGTGTCCATTGTCCACGAAACGGTCTACGAAAACCGGTTCGGGTTCACTGACGCACTGATCCGCATGGGCGCCAACATCCAGGTCCACCGCGAATGCCTCGGCAGCGTTCCCTGCCGGTTCGGCCAGCGCAACTTCCTGCACTCGGCGGTCATCTCCGGTCCGGTGCAGCTCAAGGGCGCCGACGTCGACATTCCGGACCTGCGCGGCGGCTTCAGCCACCTGATTGCGGCACTGGCCGCTGACGGAACCTCCCGCGTGACGGGCATCGAACTGATCAACCGCGGCTACGAGCACTTCCTTGAAAAGCTCGAGGGACTCGGCGCCGATTTCGACGTTTCGACCGTTTCCGCCGGAACGAGGTAG